In one Gossypium hirsutum isolate 1008001.06 chromosome D09, Gossypium_hirsutum_v2.1, whole genome shotgun sequence genomic region, the following are encoded:
- the LOC107892116 gene encoding 8-amino-7-oxononanoate synthase isoform X2 — MGKRVVFLKQLYQDCLLCPTGFSANMALMVALRNLASLIAAGNVPVKDEKIAIFSDELNHASIIDGIRLAERQRSVEFFVYKHCDMSHLRELLSNCKMKKKVVVTDRKRWKQLIQSRGRSFIFSTTTPVPIATAGHAAVIVVKRETWRRRELWNRVEDFRALTGIAISSPIISLIVGSEKKALKASRNSYVGNLSLFCEIE, encoded by the exons ATGGGGAAGAGAGTTGTTTTCTTGAAGCAACTTTATCAG GACTGTCTTCTTTGTCCTACAGGGTTTTCAGCCAATATGGCATTGATGGTAGCACTTAGAAACCTTGCATCCCTCATTGCAGCAGGCAATGTGCCTGTGAAGGATGAAAAAATTGCCATTTTCTCTGATGAACTAAACCATGCATCAATAATTGATGGTATTCGTCTTGCTGAAAGACAAAGAAGTGTAGAATTCTTTGTATATAAACACTGCGACATGTCCCATCTCCGTGAACTGTT ATCAAATTGCAAAATGAAGAAAAAGGTTGTTGTGACCGATAG AAAAAGGTGGAAACAACTTATCCAATCAAGGGGCCGTTCTTTCATATTTTCTACTACCACACCAGTTCCTATAGCTACTGCTGGGCATG CTGCTGTTATTGTGGTAAAAAGAGAGACCTGGCGTCGAAGAGAACTTTGGAACCGAGTAGAGGATTTCCGTGCTTTGACTGGAATTGCCATTTCCAGTCCAATAATATCTCTTATTGTAGGAAGTGAAAAGAAAGCCTTGAAAGCTAGCAG AAATTCATATGTTGGCAATCTTTCTCTTTTCTGTGAAATAGAGTAG
- the LOC107892116 gene encoding 8-amino-7-oxononanoate synthase isoform X1: protein MGKRVVFLKQLYQDCLLCPTGFSANMALMVALRNLASLIAAGNVPVKDEKIAIFSDELNHASIIDGIRLAERQRSVEFFVYKHCDMSHLRELLSNCKMKKKVVVTDRKRWKQLIQSRGRSFIFSTTTPVPIATAGHAAVIVVKRETWRRRELWNRVEDFRALTGIAISSPIISLIVGSEKKALKASRFLLSSPSITLLFLVQQ, encoded by the exons ATGGGGAAGAGAGTTGTTTTCTTGAAGCAACTTTATCAG GACTGTCTTCTTTGTCCTACAGGGTTTTCAGCCAATATGGCATTGATGGTAGCACTTAGAAACCTTGCATCCCTCATTGCAGCAGGCAATGTGCCTGTGAAGGATGAAAAAATTGCCATTTTCTCTGATGAACTAAACCATGCATCAATAATTGATGGTATTCGTCTTGCTGAAAGACAAAGAAGTGTAGAATTCTTTGTATATAAACACTGCGACATGTCCCATCTCCGTGAACTGTT ATCAAATTGCAAAATGAAGAAAAAGGTTGTTGTGACCGATAG AAAAAGGTGGAAACAACTTATCCAATCAAGGGGCCGTTCTTTCATATTTTCTACTACCACACCAGTTCCTATAGCTACTGCTGGGCATG CTGCTGTTATTGTGGTAAAAAGAGAGACCTGGCGTCGAAGAGAACTTTGGAACCGAGTAGAGGATTTCCGTGCTTTGACTGGAATTGCCATTTCCAGTCCAATAATATCTCTTATTGTAGGAAGTGAAAAGAAAGCCTTGAAAGCTAGCAGGTTCCTTCTCTCATCCCCATCCATCACCCTTCTTTTTTTGGTACAACAATGA
- the LOC107892116 gene encoding 8-amino-7-oxononanoate synthase isoform X3 translates to MGKRVVFLKQLYQDCLLCPTGFSANMALMVALRNLASLIAAGNVPVKDEKIAIFSDELNHASIIDGIRLAERQRSVEFFVYKHCDMSHLRELLSNCKMKKKVVVTDSCCYCGKKRDLASKRTLEPSRGFPCFDWNCHFQSNNISYCRK, encoded by the exons ATGGGGAAGAGAGTTGTTTTCTTGAAGCAACTTTATCAG GACTGTCTTCTTTGTCCTACAGGGTTTTCAGCCAATATGGCATTGATGGTAGCACTTAGAAACCTTGCATCCCTCATTGCAGCAGGCAATGTGCCTGTGAAGGATGAAAAAATTGCCATTTTCTCTGATGAACTAAACCATGCATCAATAATTGATGGTATTCGTCTTGCTGAAAGACAAAGAAGTGTAGAATTCTTTGTATATAAACACTGCGACATGTCCCATCTCCGTGAACTGTT ATCAAATTGCAAAATGAAGAAAAAGGTTGTTGTGACCGATAG CTGCTGTTATTGTGGTAAAAAGAGAGACCTGGCGTCGAAGAGAACTTTGGAACCGAGTAGAGGATTTCCGTGCTTTGACTGGAATTGCCATTTCCAGTCCAATAATATCTCTTATTGTAGGAAGTGA
- the LOC107892116 gene encoding 8-amino-7-oxononanoate synthase isoform X4 codes for MALMVALRNLASLIAAGNVPVKDEKIAIFSDELNHASIIDGIRLAERQRSVEFFVYKHCDMSHLRELLSNCKMKKKVVVTDSCCYCGKKRDLASKRTLEPSRGFPCFDWNCHFQSNNISYCRK; via the exons ATGGCATTGATGGTAGCACTTAGAAACCTTGCATCCCTCATTGCAGCAGGCAATGTGCCTGTGAAGGATGAAAAAATTGCCATTTTCTCTGATGAACTAAACCATGCATCAATAATTGATGGTATTCGTCTTGCTGAAAGACAAAGAAGTGTAGAATTCTTTGTATATAAACACTGCGACATGTCCCATCTCCGTGAACTGTT ATCAAATTGCAAAATGAAGAAAAAGGTTGTTGTGACCGATAG CTGCTGTTATTGTGGTAAAAAGAGAGACCTGGCGTCGAAGAGAACTTTGGAACCGAGTAGAGGATTTCCGTGCTTTGACTGGAATTGCCATTTCCAGTCCAATAATATCTCTTATTGTAGGAAGTGA
- the LOC107892116 gene encoding 8-amino-7-oxononanoate synthase isoform X5 — MGKRVVFLKQLYQDCLLCPTGFSANMALMVALRNLASLIAAGNVPVKDEKIAIFSDELNHASIIDGIRLAERQRSVEFFVYKHCDMSHLRELLSNCKMKKKVVVTDSLKTM, encoded by the exons ATGGGGAAGAGAGTTGTTTTCTTGAAGCAACTTTATCAG GACTGTCTTCTTTGTCCTACAGGGTTTTCAGCCAATATGGCATTGATGGTAGCACTTAGAAACCTTGCATCCCTCATTGCAGCAGGCAATGTGCCTGTGAAGGATGAAAAAATTGCCATTTTCTCTGATGAACTAAACCATGCATCAATAATTGATGGTATTCGTCTTGCTGAAAGACAAAGAAGTGTAGAATTCTTTGTATATAAACACTGCGACATGTCCCATCTCCGTGAACTGTT ATCAAATTGCAAAATGAAGAAAAAGGTTGTTGTGACCGATAG TCTGAAAACCATGTGA